The following are encoded together in the Chlorocebus sabaeus isolate Y175 chromosome 20, mChlSab1.0.hap1, whole genome shotgun sequence genome:
- the GRHL3 gene encoding grainyhead-like protein 3 homolog isoform X1, whose product MSNELDFRSVRLLKNDPVNLQKFPYTNEDEAWKTYLENPLTAATKAMMRVNGDDDSVAALSFLYDYYMGPKEKRILSSSTGGRNDQGKRYYHGMEYETDLTPLESPTHLMKFLTENVSGTPEYPDLLKKNNLMSLEGALPTPGKATPLPAGPSKLETGSVDSYLLPTSDIYDNGSLNSLFESIHGVPPTQRWQPDSTFKDDPQESMLFPDILKTSPEPPCPEDYPSLKSDFEYTLGSPKAIHIKSGESPMAYLNKGQFYPVTLRTPAGGKGLALSSNKVKSVVMVVFDNEKVPVEQLRFWKHWHSRQPTAKQRVIDVADCKENFNTVEHIEEVAYNALSFVWNVNEEAKVFIGVNCLSTDFSSQKGVKGVPLNLQIDTYDCGSGTERLVHRAVCQIKIFCDKGAERKMRDDERKQFRRKVKCPDSSNSGVKGCLLSGFRGNETTYLRPETDLETPPVLFIPNVHFSSLQRSGGAAPSAGPSSSNRLPLKRTCSPFAEEFEPLPSKQAKEDNLQRVLLYVRRETEEVFDALMLKTPDLKGLRNAISEKYGFPEENIYKVYKKCKRGILVNMDNNIIQHYSNHVAFLLDMGELDGKIQIILKEL is encoded by the exons TTTCAGGTCTGTGCGGCTGCTAAAGAACGATCCAGTCAACTTGCAGAAATTCCCTTACACTAATGAGGATGAGGCCTGGAAGACGTACCTAGAAAACCCGTTGACAGCTGCCACAAAGGCCATGATGAGAGTCAATGGAGATGATGACAGCGTTGCAGCCTTGAGCTTCCTCTACGATTACTACATG gGTCCCAAGGAGAAGCGGATCTTGTCCTCCAGCACTGGGGGCAGGAATGACCAAGGAAAGAG GTACTACCATGGCATGGAATATGAGACGGACCTCACCCCCCTTGAAAGCCCCACACACCTCATGAAATTCCTGACAGAGAATGTGTCTGGAACCCCGGAGTACCCAGATTTGCTCAAGAAGAATAACCTGATGAGCTTGGAGGGGGCCTTGCCCACCCCTGGCAAGGCAACTCCCCTCCCTGCAGGCCCCAGCAAGCTGGAGACCGGCTCTGTGGACAGCTACCTGTTGCCCACCAGTGATATATATGATAATGGCTCCCTCAACTCCTTGTTTGAGAGCATTCATGGGGTACCGCCCACACAGCGCTGGCAGCCAGACAGCACCTTCAAAGATGACCCACAGGAG TCGATGCTCTTCCCGGATATCCTGAAAACCTCCCCGGAACCCCCATGTCCAGAGGACTACCCCAGCCTCAAAAG tGACTTTGAATACACCCTGGGCTCCCCCAAAGCCATCCACATCAAGTCAGGCGAGTCACCCATGGCCTACCTCAACAAAGGCCAGTTCTACCCCGTCACCCTGCGGACCCCAGCAGGTGGCAAAGGCCTTGCCTTGTCCTCCAACAAAGTCAAG AGTGTGGTGATGGTTGTCTTCGACAATGAGAAGGTCCCAGTAGAGCAGCTGCGCTTCTGGAAGCACTGGCATTCCCGGCAACCCACTGCCAAGCAGCGGGTCATCGACGTGG CTGACTGCAAAGAAAACTTCAACACTGTGGAGCACATTGAGGAGGTGGCCTATAATGCGCTGTCCTTTGTGTGGAACGTGAATGAAGAGGCCAAG GTGTTCATCGGCGTAAACTGTCTGAGCACAGACTTTTCCTCACAAAAGGGGGTGAAGGGTGTCCCCCTGAACCTGCAGATTGACACCTATGACTGTGGCTCAGGCACTGAGCGCCTGGTACACCGCGCTGTCTGCCAGATCAAGATCTTCTGTGACAAG ggagctgagaggaAGATGCGCGATGACGAGCGGAAGCAGTTCCGGAGGAAGGTCAAGTGCCCTGACTCCAGTAACAGTG GCGTCAAGGGCTGCCTGCTGTCAGGCTTCAGGGGCAATGAGACGACATACCTTCGGCCAGAGACCGACCTGGAGACGCCACCTGTGCTGTTCATCCCCAACGTGCACTTCTCCAGCCTGCAGCGTTCTGGAGGG GCAGCCCCCTCGGCAGGACCCAGCAGCTCCAACAG GCTGCCTCTGAAGCGTACCTGCTCGCCCTTCGCTGAGGAGTTTGAGCCTCTGCCCTCCAAGCAGGCCAAGGAAGACAACCTTCAGAGAG TTCTGTTGTATGTGCGGAGGGAGACTGAGGAGGTGTTTGACGCCCTCATGTTGAAGACCCCAGACCTGAAGGGGCTGAGGAATGCG ATCTCTGAGAAGTATGGGTTCCCTGAAGAGAACATTTACAAAGTCTACAAGAAATGCAAGCGAGG AATCTTAGTCAACATGGACAACAACATCATTCAGCATTACAGCAACCACGTCGCCTTCCTGCTGGACATGGGGGAGCTGGATGGCAAAATTCAGATCATCCTTAAGGAGCTGTAA